A single window of Eucalyptus grandis isolate ANBG69807.140 chromosome 1, ASM1654582v1, whole genome shotgun sequence DNA harbors:
- the LOC120295339 gene encoding alpha-bisabolol synthase-like: protein MNKKGMFNESLKKDARGLLSLYEASFHGLEGETIVDEAWNFASKHLKDLNLDEVPANLARHVSHAIDMSIHWRPNRLGARWFMHMYEKQQDKIPSLLQLAKLDFNIVQSIHKKEVSNLARWWVELGVNKMTFCRDRLVEHYFWCCSMVFEPQYTAFREMTMKLTCMVTLIDDVYDVYGTLEELEVLTDFIVRFV from the exons ATGAACAAGAAGGGTATGTTCAATGAATCGCTCAAGAAGGATGCGAGGGGGCTTCTTAGTCTTTATGAGGCTTCTTTCCATGGATTGGAAGGTGAAACCATAGTTGATGAAGCTTGGAACTTTGCTTCAAAGCATCTAAAGGATCTAAACCTCGACGAAGTTCCTGCTAATCTAGCGAGGCACGTGAGTCATGCAATAGATATGTCGATCCACTGGAGGCCAAACCGGTTGGGAGCTCGGTGGTTCATGCACATGTACGAGAAACAGCAAGACAAAATCCCTTCTTTGCTACAATTGGCTAAATTAGACTTCAATATAGTGCAGTCAATCCATAAGAAGGAAGTCAGCAACTTGGCAAG GTGGTGGGTTGAACTTGGAGTGAATAAGATGACCTTCTGTAGGGACAGGCTAGTGGAACACTATTTTTGGTGCTGTTCAATGGTTTTTGAACCTCAATATACAGCATTCAGAGAAATGACGATGAAGCTCACTTGCATGGTAACACTTATCGATGATGTTTATGATGTGTATGGGACATTGGAAGAGCTTGAGGTCTTAACAGATTTCATTGTGAGGTTCGTGTAA